In Spirochaeta lutea, the following proteins share a genomic window:
- the flhF gene encoding flagellar biosynthesis protein FlhF: protein MGSKNEFFIEQGSTYREAVDRVQSRYGSRAKIVTTRQAKTGGFLGMFQKDVVEIQGYIANEPITKRPNPDLEEEKRRILEAAKRDNQQSMEELLKEFRELKQSLARSPGESQSQTSTQVEHPSIGKIRELLMANEFSPTFTREITTRMRRDLSVETLDQFESLQTTIALWIGEMVSVHTPRQPERPNIFVLVGPTGVGKTTTIAKLAAMYRLGIHTRGKSQDVRILTIDNYRIGARQQIETYGEIMEIPVSAVESPGDLRKYLDIYHDADIIFIDTIGKSPKDYETLGKMRSLLQGIGTTAEVHLAMSATTKYSDMLEISQQFEPFGYQSVIITKMDETNRVGSIISALWEKHKTVSYVTTGQNVPHDIQGAHVLRLLLSLDGFKLDRTVLEDSFGILETE from the coding sequence ATGGGTAGCAAAAACGAATTTTTTATCGAGCAGGGATCAACCTACCGAGAGGCGGTTGACCGGGTTCAAAGCAGATACGGAAGCCGCGCGAAAATAGTAACCACCCGACAGGCGAAAACCGGGGGGTTCCTGGGTATGTTCCAAAAGGATGTTGTAGAAATTCAAGGCTATATTGCAAATGAACCGATTACAAAACGGCCGAACCCGGATCTGGAAGAGGAGAAGCGCAGGATTCTAGAAGCTGCGAAACGGGATAACCAACAATCCATGGAGGAGCTCCTCAAAGAGTTTCGTGAATTGAAGCAATCCCTGGCGCGTTCTCCCGGGGAATCCCAGTCCCAGACTTCTACCCAGGTTGAACATCCTTCCATCGGTAAAATTCGCGAGCTTCTAATGGCAAATGAGTTCAGTCCAACCTTTACCAGGGAAATCACCACAAGAATGCGCCGGGATCTCAGTGTGGAAACCCTAGATCAGTTTGAGAGCCTGCAAACAACCATAGCCCTCTGGATTGGGGAGATGGTTTCAGTCCATACCCCCCGGCAGCCGGAACGGCCGAATATCTTCGTTTTGGTCGGACCGACTGGGGTGGGCAAAACCACGACCATTGCAAAACTAGCCGCCATGTACCGTTTGGGAATACACACCCGAGGAAAAAGCCAGGACGTTCGGATTCTTACCATAGATAACTATCGTATCGGCGCCCGTCAGCAGATAGAGACCTACGGGGAGATCATGGAAATTCCCGTCTCAGCTGTGGAATCTCCCGGAGATCTCCGGAAGTACTTGGACATATACCATGATGCAGACATAATATTCATTGACACCATTGGAAAAAGCCCGAAGGATTATGAGACACTGGGGAAGATGCGGAGCCTGCTTCAGGGGATCGGTACCACTGCCGAGGTCCATCTGGCCATGAGCGCCACCACGAAATACTCCGATATGCTGGAAATATCCCAGCAGTTTGAACCCTTTGGGTACCAATCTGTTATTATCACAAAAATGGATGAAACAAACCGGGTAGGTAGTATAATATCCGCACTCTGGGAAAAGCATAAAACGGTGAGTTATGTTACCACCGGTCAAAATGTACCCCACGATATTCAGGGGGCCCATGTATTGCGGCTACTGCTCAGTCTCGACGGTTTTAAACTGGACCGGACTGTACTGGAAGATTCATTCGGCATACTAGAAACGGAGTAA
- a CDS encoding MinD/ParA family protein — MADQAEALREIMRQNPQVGKSRTRIITIASGKGGVGKTNLSTNLALAYAKLGKKVILMDADLGLANVNVVLGIIPKYNLYHLIRKQKTMKEIIMDTNYGIQIVAGASGFSKIANLSEDERQNFIKELTELSSADVIIIDTSAGVSNNVLSFIAAADEAIIVTTPEPTAITDAYGIIKIIATEVESMSLGLKLIVNRVKSVTEGKKVAERVINIASQFLNLRVDYLGYVYDDPVVQQSVLKQKPFTVVDPKGKASACVHQIVSRLEKVEYKEGGGIGQFLKRLFGAQG; from the coding sequence ATGGCAGATCAGGCAGAAGCGTTGCGGGAGATAATGAGGCAAAATCCCCAGGTCGGTAAATCGCGAACACGTATTATTACCATCGCCAGTGGAAAGGGCGGTGTGGGGAAAACCAACCTCTCCACCAACCTTGCTCTCGCCTATGCTAAGCTGGGCAAGAAGGTCATCCTCATGGATGCTGACCTCGGGTTGGCGAATGTGAACGTCGTTTTGGGCATCATCCCAAAATACAATCTCTACCACCTCATCCGGAAGCAGAAAACCATGAAGGAAATAATTATGGATACAAACTATGGGATCCAAATTGTTGCCGGGGCGAGCGGGTTTTCTAAAATTGCGAATCTTTCCGAGGATGAACGGCAAAACTTCATAAAGGAGCTCACCGAATTATCTTCTGCGGATGTCATTATCATAGATACCTCAGCAGGGGTCTCTAACAACGTGCTCTCCTTCATCGCTGCTGCAGATGAGGCAATAATCGTAACCACTCCGGAACCAACTGCCATAACCGACGCCTACGGAATTATAAAAATCATTGCAACAGAAGTAGAGAGCATGAGTCTTGGACTGAAGCTCATAGTAAACCGGGTAAAATCCGTCACCGAGGGCAAGAAGGTTGCGGAACGGGTTATTAATATAGCCAGTCAGTTTTTAAACCTCCGGGTCGATTACCTTGGCTACGTGTACGATGATCCCGTGGTGCAGCAATCGGTCCTTAAACAGAAACCCTTTACTGTCGTTGACCCTAAAGGAAAGGCCAGCGCCTGCGTACACCAGATAGTTTCTCGGCTTGAGAAGGTCGAGTATAAGGAAGGCGGCGGAATCGGGCAATTTTTAAAGCGCCTCTTTGGAGCTCAGGGCTGA
- the whiG gene encoding RNA polymerase sigma factor WhiG — translation MAEQLMTEKEEQDLWRDYKKRRDPAIRDALVRLYAPLVKYVAGKVAVGMPQNVEFDDLVGYGVFGLFDAIEKFDPEKHVKFKTYAVTRIRGAIFDELRSIDWVPRSVRQKSREVEDAIRRLESSLGRAATDEEIAKELGMSSKEFEKTMMKVSGTSIMSLNDVWYTGDDNDKVSIADSIESPHSMNPDTIVEKDEIRRVIVQSIKELPDKEKKVLVLYYYEDLTLKEIGKVLEVTESRVSQLHTKAIARLKAKLTNIRKGIM, via the coding sequence ATGGCTGAACAGCTCATGACAGAAAAAGAGGAACAGGACCTCTGGCGTGACTATAAAAAACGACGCGATCCGGCTATTCGGGATGCTCTCGTGCGGCTGTATGCCCCGTTGGTAAAATACGTAGCCGGTAAGGTCGCAGTAGGTATGCCCCAGAACGTGGAGTTTGATGATCTTGTGGGATACGGTGTATTCGGCCTGTTCGACGCTATTGAGAAGTTTGATCCAGAAAAACATGTAAAGTTTAAAACCTATGCGGTTACTCGGATACGGGGTGCTATTTTTGATGAGTTACGTTCCATTGACTGGGTGCCCCGGTCCGTTCGCCAAAAAAGCAGGGAGGTTGAAGATGCAATCCGGCGGTTGGAATCCTCCCTGGGACGAGCGGCAACCGATGAAGAGATAGCCAAAGAACTTGGTATGTCCTCCAAGGAGTTTGAAAAGACTATGATGAAGGTATCGGGAACCTCCATCATGAGTCTGAACGATGTGTGGTACACAGGCGATGATAACGATAAGGTTTCCATCGCAGACAGCATAGAAAGCCCCCACTCGATGAATCCCGATACAATAGTCGAAAAAGATGAAATTCGTAGAGTCATCGTGCAGAGTATCAAAGAACTGCCTGATAAGGAAAAAAAGGTACTAGTTCTATACTACTACGAGGATCTCACTCTTAAAGAAATTGGGAAGGTTCTTGAGGTAACTGAATCGAGAGTTAGTCAGCTCCACACCAAGGCCATTGCACGGTTAAAAGCAAAGCTGACGAATATCCGCAAGGGGATTATGTAG
- a CDS encoding FapA family protein encodes MKNRLEEDRGQRYVNVSGESLADALQQASIELSLPVKAIEYEILDGGSKGFMGVGKKPTLILAYPGAKAAAEAEAADFEDFTFDKQQQESRDGQFFLRRDETGVLLKVIPPQNGGIKVNEKHVLEAILERHHGDFDRSLVSKICKRAEGDFIKIAEIDRDPTNDALLNFELAEMEMKAFITIRQPGPGGVDPDAERITGFLRANNIVFGYLDEAIQSLVDNPVYNQQILVAEGQSPVNGEDGKIIYNFEKETDKIRLREIDGKVDYKELNKINNVVEGQVLAKVIAPKRGVPGHTVTGKLLPARDGKAVTLEVGNNVRLSDDKTQAIASANGQVLLLSGKISVEPIYVVNGNVDLKSGNILFLGSVVVKGNVEDGFAVKAAGNIEILGSVGKCELDAEGDIVVRQGINGKSAGLVRSGGSIWSKFLENSEVESGGYVVVSDGIINSQITSDKKVICRGKRASIVGGHIRATEEITAKTLGSVAGMETVLEVGYDPKSKAHLEELQERRSEAEKALEEVRLNLATLEKTLKLKKELPKDKQRFYDNLQEQVGDLEQEIMEVSEEIQTTERHLAQLKSSGRVSASARVFPGVKVIIKEAPLEVRNEFRAVTFVAESGMVKVTKYVESDDQVELNAITGGE; translated from the coding sequence ATGAAAAATCGCTTGGAAGAAGACAGGGGCCAACGATATGTGAATGTTTCCGGAGAATCCCTTGCCGATGCCTTGCAGCAGGCCTCCATCGAGTTGAGTCTCCCGGTAAAGGCTATTGAGTATGAAATCTTGGATGGGGGGAGCAAAGGATTCATGGGGGTAGGGAAAAAACCCACCCTTATCCTAGCCTATCCAGGAGCAAAGGCTGCTGCTGAGGCGGAAGCAGCAGATTTTGAAGACTTTACCTTCGATAAACAACAACAAGAATCCAGGGATGGTCAGTTCTTCCTTCGACGGGATGAAACTGGTGTACTTCTCAAGGTAATACCACCCCAGAACGGCGGTATAAAGGTTAACGAAAAGCATGTACTCGAAGCCATCCTGGAGCGCCACCACGGCGATTTTGACCGAAGCCTCGTTTCTAAAATCTGTAAGCGTGCCGAGGGCGACTTCATCAAGATTGCCGAGATAGACCGGGATCCAACGAACGATGCACTTCTCAATTTTGAGCTTGCAGAGATGGAAATGAAAGCCTTTATAACCATCCGACAACCAGGTCCCGGTGGGGTGGATCCCGATGCAGAACGAATTACCGGGTTTCTCCGGGCAAATAATATCGTTTTCGGATACCTCGATGAGGCCATCCAGTCGCTGGTGGATAATCCGGTGTACAACCAGCAGATCCTGGTGGCAGAGGGACAATCCCCGGTGAATGGTGAGGATGGAAAGATCATCTATAATTTTGAAAAAGAAACCGATAAAATCCGGCTCAGAGAAATAGACGGCAAGGTAGATTACAAGGAACTGAATAAAATAAACAACGTTGTTGAGGGACAGGTTCTCGCAAAGGTGATTGCACCCAAACGTGGGGTTCCAGGCCATACCGTTACCGGAAAGCTGCTCCCGGCTCGGGATGGTAAGGCCGTGACCCTGGAGGTCGGCAATAATGTGAGGCTCAGTGATGATAAAACCCAAGCCATAGCCTCAGCTAACGGCCAGGTACTGCTTCTCAGCGGAAAAATCAGCGTTGAACCCATCTATGTGGTCAACGGGAATGTTGACCTAAAGAGCGGGAATATTCTGTTCCTCGGTTCGGTGGTTGTGAAAGGGAATGTCGAAGATGGATTTGCTGTAAAGGCGGCGGGTAACATCGAGATTCTCGGGAGTGTCGGTAAATGTGAGCTCGACGCTGAAGGCGACATTGTGGTTCGTCAGGGAATAAATGGAAAATCCGCAGGCTTGGTGCGATCCGGAGGCTCCATCTGGTCGAAATTTTTGGAGAACTCCGAGGTTGAGTCCGGCGGGTATGTTGTTGTGAGTGACGGAATAATCAATTCCCAGATAACCTCGGATAAAAAAGTGATCTGTCGAGGAAAGCGGGCAAGTATCGTAGGCGGACATATTCGTGCCACCGAGGAGATAACAGCAAAAACCCTTGGGTCTGTAGCAGGAATGGAAACAGTCTTGGAGGTAGGGTATGACCCGAAAAGCAAAGCCCATCTCGAAGAACTACAGGAGCGGAGAAGCGAGGCTGAAAAGGCCCTGGAAGAGGTCCGGTTGAATCTTGCGACTCTGGAAAAAACCCTTAAACTGAAAAAGGAGCTACCCAAGGATAAACAGCGTTTTTACGATAACCTCCAAGAACAGGTCGGTGATCTTGAGCAGGAAATCATGGAGGTTTCCGAAGAAATTCAAACCACCGAGCGCCATCTCGCTCAACTCAAAAGCAGCGGAAGGGTCTCCGCCAGCGCCCGGGTCTTTCCCGGGGTCAAGGTTATAATCAAAGAAGCACCCCTTGAGGTACGCAATGAATTCCGTGCAGTCACCTTCGTGGCGGAGTCCGGAATGGTTAAGGTGACAAAATATGTGGAAAGCGATGATCAGGTTGAGTTGAACGCCATTACCGGTGGAGAGTAA